A genomic stretch from Coffea arabica cultivar ET-39 chromosome 10c, Coffea Arabica ET-39 HiFi, whole genome shotgun sequence includes:
- the LOC140015685 gene encoding wall-associated receptor kinase 2-like: MGFNRFILPMLLHLVIALMLSSASTLTPPTFPIAMPGCKDHCGNVSIPFPFGITEDCYLNKYFFINCTNSSTSVPQTVLQNAVDVTEISLEGQVHLMQDIASDCYDKNGSLLDNISPWTRLSKRFTFSSTANKFIVVGCDALALVKGFGQNRSYATGCIPSCDYKEDVIDGSCSGIGCCQTDIPPGAWNINVSLTSLNNHTKVWDFNPCSYAFVVEEKAFNFSASNLTNLSNDLSLPVVVDWTIEEGSCEVAQRNTTSYACSGKNSHCYEPFKGLGYRCSCDQGYEGNPYLPDGCQDINECQDPTLHNCTKNSVCHNTLGNYTCPCLKGYHGDGRGGDGCSPDQINWSMIVSGVGIGTAILLFCCFYLCLELRKRRENRLKEEFFRKNGGLMLQQRLAQEGRNTNVARIFTLEELRKATNNFEETRIIGRGGYGTVFKGILVDHNSCTVAIKRSREVNENQVDQFINEVIMLSQVNSRNVVKLLGCCLETEVPLLVYEFIDNGTLSEHLSSTTKSQHLSWNIRLRIASEIAGVLSYLHSVASPPIIHRDIKSANILLDQNYTAKVTDFGISKLAPLDENQVSTMVQGTFGYLDPEYMLTGLLTEKSDVYSFGVVLIELLTSEKALSLDRVEEEKFLANYFISSLKSGHLVQVLDRNIMFDVSIELLKEVAMIAKSCLSIKGDDRPSMKNIARELEVLEIRAKQSPIQVSKIDFTDTEASLLGMQSTKAYIDSGDSSCIHTESHSIMEHMMVPIAGGR, from the exons ATGGGCTTCAATCGGTTCATTTTACCGATGCTCTTGCATTTGGTAATTGCCTTAATGCTTTCTTCCGCTTCAACTTTGACACCCCCAACATTTCCTATAGCGATGCCCGGCTGCAAAGATCATTGTGGAAATGTAAGCATTCCATTTCCATTCGGTATTACGGAAGATTGTTACcttaacaaatatttttttatcaaCTGCACCAACTCTTCAACCTCTGTCCCTCAAACAGTTCTGCAGAACGCAGTCGATGTCACAGAAATATCTCTGGAAGGTCAGGTACACCTTATGCAGGATATAGCATCTGATTGCTATGATAAAAACGGAAGTTTATTGGACAACATTTCACCATGGACGAGATTATCTAAACGCTTTACCTTCAGTAGTACAGCTAATAAATTCATTGTCGTTGGCTGTGATGCCTTGGCCTTAGTTAAAGGCTTTGGTCAAAACCGGAGCTACGCAACTGGATGTATCCCTTCCTGTGATTATAAGGAAGATGTAATTGATGGCTCTTGTTCTGGCATCGGTTGCTGCCAGACTGATATCCCACCAGGGGCATGGAATATTAATGTGAGCTTGACCAGTCTTAATAACCACACCAAGGTGTGGGATTTCAATCCTTGCAGCTACGCTTTTGTGGTCGAAGAGAAGGCTTTCAATTTTTCTGCAAGTAACCTCACCAACttaagcaatgatttaagtctTCCCGTCGTGGTGGATTGGACCATTGAGGAGGGGTCATGTGAAGTTGCCCAAAGAAACACGACCTCTTATGCATGCTCTGGTAAAAACAGTCACTGTTACGAACCTTTTAAGGGGTTGGGATACCGTTGTTCTTGCGATCAAGGATACGAAGGCAACCCATATCTCCCTGATGGTTGCCAAG ATATTAATGAATGCCAAGATCCAACTCTACACAATTGTACGAAGAATAGTGTTTGTCACAACACATTGGGCAACTACACATGTCCTTGTCTCAAAGGGTATCATGGTGATGGGAGAGGTGGAGATGGCTGCAGTCCTGACCAAATAAATTGGTCTATGATTGTTTCAG GTGTTGGCATAGGCACAGCAATTCTACTTTTCTGCTGCTTTTATTTGTGTTTGGAATTgaggaaaagaagggaaaacagATTGAAGGAGGAGTTTTTCCGgaaaaatggtggattaatgCTACAGCAACGACtggctcaagaaggaagaaacacaAATGTTGCTAGAATTTTCACTCTTGAAGAACTACGAAAGGCAACCAATAATTTCGAGGAAACTCGAATTATTGGTCGTGGAGGATACGGCACAGTTTTCAAAGGAATCTTAGTAGACCATAATTCTTGTACTGTTGCCATTAAGAGGTCCAGAGAAGTTAACGAAAATCAAGTTGATCAATTTATTAATGAGGTGATTATGCTTTCCCAAGTTAATAGTAGAAATGTCGTTAAACTTCTAGGATGTTGCTTAGAGACGGAAGTGCCATTACTTGTTTATGAGTTCATCGACAATGGTACTCTCTCCGAGCATTTAAGCAGCACAACAAAATCACAGCATCTTTCTTGGAATATCCGATTAAGAATAGCATCAGAAATTGCTGGAGTTCTCTCATATTTGCACTCAGTAGCTTCACCACCGATTATCCATAGAGATATCAAATCGGCAAACATACTTCTAGATCAAAACTACACTGCAAAAGTCACAGACTTTGGAATATCAAAATTGGCTCCTTTAGATGAAAATCAAGTATCTACAATGGTGCAAGGAACATTTGGCTACTTGGACCCCGAGTACATGCTAACAGGATTGTTGACAGAGAAAAGTGATGTTTACAGCTTTGGGGTAGTTCTTATAGAGCTACTGACAAGTGAGAAGGCATTATCATTGGATAGAGTGGAGGAAGAGAAGTTTCTTGCGAATTACTTCATTTCTTCACTGAAAAGTGGTCACTTGGTCCAGGTTCTTGATCGCAACATTATGTTCGATGTAAGTATTGAGCTTTTGAAAGAAGTTGCAATGATTGCGAAATCTTGCTTGAGTATAAAAGGTGATGATAGACCATCTATGAAGAATATAGCAAGAGAACTTGAGGTATTGGAAATAAGAGCAAAGCAATCTCCAATTCAAGTTTCTAAGATTGATTTCACCGACACTGAGGCCTCCTTGCTTGGTATGCAATCAACAAAAGCATATATCGACAGTGGTGATTCTAGCTGCATACATACTGAGAGTCATAGCATAATGGAGCATATGATGGTACCAATTGCTGGTGGGAGATGA